In a single window of the Dreissena polymorpha isolate Duluth1 chromosome 3, UMN_Dpol_1.0, whole genome shotgun sequence genome:
- the LOC127874998 gene encoding uncharacterized protein LOC127874998 isoform X2, with protein sequence MDITVLSIYLVFICISIFSSVWGQNLLLTSDVSVVAENNPLVLTCVLPAKGANTGWIVNDVRTETALLDDGRCIQPSAPQQGFVYTCLNSTVFTLTIRQVKREQNGDQWKCDSWISGSTRYSNTVNLTVKYQLLTSNVSVVTENNSLMLTCVLSDKGANTGWIVNGIRTQTALLDDGRCIQPSAPQQGFVYTCLNSTVFTLTILHVKRKQNGDQLKCDSWINGVTLYSNNVTLKVQVPISSVSLTDPATDNGVDVAENGTRTFTCQTSGGIPSANVTWYMRNGSSETQILTSATIGMSSSRYTSEDNSYIDTSTMTYTGMRVDNGSRVFCRASNIQDEVNKSTREILLNILLKPDTPKYFFSTNQAATSVMFYWLTVYNGGRSQTFYIEYRKVDSTFWNNVTVDEKKSTSCVMMNLTVNNMSPSTEYQARMYAKSTIGVSQPTEPITFRTLEDRIDSANQKSMSHTGPIVGAVVPGVLLVIVLVGLVFLCLTYNFKKKAPGERRQPKGDQANIIDTSAENAVDSNLYQAKLDHIPELTRDVDLPEMSNDGSPYDYIGGHPNLQPKRALPPTPDSKGGTLTGNVDGGYLTAVDTCTSKSASIKW encoded by the exons ATGGACATTACTGTTTTAAgcatatatttagtttttatttgcATAAGTATTTTTTCATCAG tttgGGGTCAAAACCTACTGCTGACGTCTGATGTGTCTGTGGTAGCAGAGAACAATCCACTGGTATTGACCTGTGTCCTTCCTGCTAAAGGGGCAAATACGGGATGGATCGTGAATGATGTTAGAACAGAAACGGCGCTACTGGATGACGGGAGATGCATACAGCCATCTGCACCACAACAGGGATTCGTCTACACGTGCCTTAATTCAACTGTTTTTACTTTGACCATCCGTCAGGTAAAACGTGAACAGAATGGAGATCAGTGGAAGTGCGATTCTTGGATATCAGGTTCTACTAGGTATAGCAACACCGTTAACCTAACGGTCAAATACCAACTTCTGACGTCTAATGTGTCTGTGGTAACAGAAAACAATTCACTAATGTTGACCTGTGTCCTGTCTGATAAAGGGGCAAACACGGGATGGATCGTGAATGGTATTAGAACACAAACGGCCCTATTGGATGACGGGAGATGTATACAGCCATCTGCACCACAACAGGGATTCGTCTACACGTGCCTTAATTCAACTGTCTTCACTTTGACCATCCTTCATGTGAAACGGAAACAGAATGGTGACCAGTTGAAGTGCGATTCTTGGATAAACGGTGTAACTTTATATAGCAACAACGTTACCCTTAAGGTGCAAG TACCAATATCGAGCGTGTCCTTGACCGATCCTGCAACAGACAACGGTGTAGACGTAGCTGAAAACGGCACTCGCACATTCACATGTCAAACATCTGGAGGAATACCATCTGCTAATGTCACGTGGTACATGAGAAACGGATCGTCTGAAACACAGATCCTGACGAGCGCGACAATTGGCATGAGCTCATCCAGGTACACTTCAGAAGACAATTCGTACATTGACACCAGCACTATGACTTACACTGGTATGCGAGTGGATAATGGAAGTAGAGTGTTCTGTAGAGCGAGTAATATACAGGATGAGGTGAATAAATCTACGAGAGAAATACTGCTGAATATACTAT TAAAACCAGACACACCGAAATATTTCTTTTCTACGAACCAAGCCGCTACGTCGGTGATGTTTTATTGGCTTACTGTATATAACGGGGGTCGGTCGCAGACCTTTTACATAGAATATAGGAAAGTCGACTCGACTTTCTGGAATAACGTTACTGTTGACGAAAAAAAATCCACATCGTGTGTAATGATGAACCTGACAGTTAACAACATGAGCCCATCAACAGAATATCAAGCAAGGATGTATGCCAAGAGCACGATCGGAGTATCTCAGCCTACCGAACCTATAACGTTTAGAACATTAGAAG ACCGCATCGACAGTGCCAATCAAAAGTCGATGTCCCACACTGGGCCAATTGTTGGTGCCGTTGTGCCAGGAGTACTTCTTGTTATCGTCTTAGTGGGCTTGGTTTTCTTATGTCTAACTTACAACTTCAAAAAGAAAG CACCTGGCGAAAG GAGGCAGCCCAAAGGTGACCAAGCTAACATCATCGATACAAGCGCAGAAAACGCCGTAGACTCAAACCTTTACCAGGCCAAGTTGGATCACATTCCTGAGCTGACTCGCGATGTGGACCTCCCAGAG ATGTCGAATGATGGGAGTCCGTATGACTACATTGGCGGTCACCCGAATCTGCAACCCAAAAGGGCACTTCCGCCGACTCCTGACAGCAAGGGAGGGACACTCACGGGTAATGTAGATGGTGGGTATTTAACTGCGGTGGAcacatgtacttccaagagtgCTTCAATTAAATGGTGA
- the LOC127874998 gene encoding uncharacterized protein LOC127874998 isoform X1 — protein sequence MDITVLSIYLVFICISIFSSVWGQNLLLTSDVSVVAENNPLVLTCVLPAKGANTGWIVNDVRTETALLDDGRCIQPSAPQQGFVYTCLNSTVFTLTIRQVKREQNGDQWKCDSWISGSTRYSNTVNLTVKYQLLTSNVSVVTENNSLMLTCVLSDKGANTGWIVNGIRTQTALLDDGRCIQPSAPQQGFVYTCLNSTVFTLTILHVKRKQNGDQLKCDSWINGVTLYSNNVTLKVQVPISSVSLTDPATDNGVDVAENGTRTFTCQTSGGIPSANVTWYMRNGSSETQILTSATIGMSSSRYTSEDNSYIDTSTMTYTGMRVDNGSRVFCRASNIQDEVNKSTREILLNILLKPDTPKYFFSTNQAATSVMFYWLTVYNGGRSQTFYIEYRKVDSTFWNNVTVDEKKSTSCVMMNLTVNNMSPSTEYQARMYAKSTIGVSQPTEPITFRTLEDRIDSANQKSMSHTGPIVGAVVPGVLLVIVLVGLVFLCLTYNFKKKAPGERAKVQLHSGPRYFRRQPKGDQANIIDTSAENAVDSNLYQAKLDHIPELTRDVDLPEMSNDGSPYDYIGGHPNLQPKRALPPTPDSKGGTLTGNVDGGYLTAVDTCTSKSASIKW from the exons ATGGACATTACTGTTTTAAgcatatatttagtttttatttgcATAAGTATTTTTTCATCAG tttgGGGTCAAAACCTACTGCTGACGTCTGATGTGTCTGTGGTAGCAGAGAACAATCCACTGGTATTGACCTGTGTCCTTCCTGCTAAAGGGGCAAATACGGGATGGATCGTGAATGATGTTAGAACAGAAACGGCGCTACTGGATGACGGGAGATGCATACAGCCATCTGCACCACAACAGGGATTCGTCTACACGTGCCTTAATTCAACTGTTTTTACTTTGACCATCCGTCAGGTAAAACGTGAACAGAATGGAGATCAGTGGAAGTGCGATTCTTGGATATCAGGTTCTACTAGGTATAGCAACACCGTTAACCTAACGGTCAAATACCAACTTCTGACGTCTAATGTGTCTGTGGTAACAGAAAACAATTCACTAATGTTGACCTGTGTCCTGTCTGATAAAGGGGCAAACACGGGATGGATCGTGAATGGTATTAGAACACAAACGGCCCTATTGGATGACGGGAGATGTATACAGCCATCTGCACCACAACAGGGATTCGTCTACACGTGCCTTAATTCAACTGTCTTCACTTTGACCATCCTTCATGTGAAACGGAAACAGAATGGTGACCAGTTGAAGTGCGATTCTTGGATAAACGGTGTAACTTTATATAGCAACAACGTTACCCTTAAGGTGCAAG TACCAATATCGAGCGTGTCCTTGACCGATCCTGCAACAGACAACGGTGTAGACGTAGCTGAAAACGGCACTCGCACATTCACATGTCAAACATCTGGAGGAATACCATCTGCTAATGTCACGTGGTACATGAGAAACGGATCGTCTGAAACACAGATCCTGACGAGCGCGACAATTGGCATGAGCTCATCCAGGTACACTTCAGAAGACAATTCGTACATTGACACCAGCACTATGACTTACACTGGTATGCGAGTGGATAATGGAAGTAGAGTGTTCTGTAGAGCGAGTAATATACAGGATGAGGTGAATAAATCTACGAGAGAAATACTGCTGAATATACTAT TAAAACCAGACACACCGAAATATTTCTTTTCTACGAACCAAGCCGCTACGTCGGTGATGTTTTATTGGCTTACTGTATATAACGGGGGTCGGTCGCAGACCTTTTACATAGAATATAGGAAAGTCGACTCGACTTTCTGGAATAACGTTACTGTTGACGAAAAAAAATCCACATCGTGTGTAATGATGAACCTGACAGTTAACAACATGAGCCCATCAACAGAATATCAAGCAAGGATGTATGCCAAGAGCACGATCGGAGTATCTCAGCCTACCGAACCTATAACGTTTAGAACATTAGAAG ACCGCATCGACAGTGCCAATCAAAAGTCGATGTCCCACACTGGGCCAATTGTTGGTGCCGTTGTGCCAGGAGTACTTCTTGTTATCGTCTTAGTGGGCTTGGTTTTCTTATGTCTAACTTACAACTTCAAAAAGAAAG CACCTGGCGAAAG AGCTAAAGTACAGCTTCATAGCGGACCACGATATTTTAGGAGGCAGCCCAAAGGTGACCAAGCTAACATCATCGATACAAGCGCAGAAAACGCCGTAGACTCAAACCTTTACCAGGCCAAGTTGGATCACATTCCTGAGCTGACTCGCGATGTGGACCTCCCAGAG ATGTCGAATGATGGGAGTCCGTATGACTACATTGGCGGTCACCCGAATCTGCAACCCAAAAGGGCACTTCCGCCGACTCCTGACAGCAAGGGAGGGACACTCACGGGTAATGTAGATGGTGGGTATTTAACTGCGGTGGAcacatgtacttccaagagtgCTTCAATTAAATGGTGA